From the Paraburkholderia aromaticivorans genome, one window contains:
- a CDS encoding plasmid fertility inhibition factor family protein: MLERIRISIARASEIRNLERQVAASPRAKACNIHQLGHDRAVWRIPVPGQADRYMSASAGHIGNEMFAVHVDADAFYLAWLRSDEQCVLRSQMPRDYKYAYAVDGFAQGSSNPVPLADVGAWNDERGRTHIGFTNGITRSFWLISNGAPSFPVQVHGRESAELLHRTAGATQGPICYADLFAPADLRNAPNRSSSRAPRP; encoded by the coding sequence ATGCTCGAGCGAATCCGCATTTCCATTGCGCGTGCGAGCGAGATTCGCAACCTCGAGCGCCAAGTCGCAGCCTCGCCACGCGCGAAGGCGTGCAACATTCACCAGCTCGGCCACGATCGCGCCGTATGGCGCATCCCTGTACCAGGTCAGGCCGATCGTTACATGTCGGCATCCGCTGGCCACATCGGAAACGAGATGTTCGCGGTGCATGTCGACGCCGACGCCTTCTACCTCGCATGGTTGCGCAGCGACGAGCAGTGCGTTTTGCGCTCGCAGATGCCGCGCGACTACAAGTATGCGTATGCGGTCGACGGATTCGCGCAAGGCAGTTCCAATCCGGTACCGCTCGCCGACGTCGGCGCATGGAACGACGAGCGCGGCCGCACGCACATCGGCTTCACCAACGGAATCACGCGGAGCTTCTGGCTCATCTCCAATGGCGCTCCCTCGTTTCCGGTGCAGGTCCACGGGCGCGAGTCGGCCGAGCTGCTGCATCGCACGGCCGGAGCGACCCAAGGGCCGATCTGCTACGCGGATTTGTTCGCACCCGCCGACCTGCGAAACGCGCCGAACCGATCGTCCAGCCGCGCGCCGCGGCCATGA
- the icmT gene encoding IcmT/TraK family protein, with protein MSISIWRHASQTPTLLGIPCIAYMPIFVWLFHMRWWTFWTAVGVIVFFAVLAKFGLTFKVLWQKFLHLLRGSRIYARPWWYRNRFQDHE; from the coding sequence ATGAGCATCTCCATCTGGCGCCACGCTTCGCAGACACCGACGTTGCTCGGCATTCCCTGCATCGCGTACATGCCCATCTTCGTTTGGCTGTTCCACATGCGTTGGTGGACCTTCTGGACCGCCGTGGGCGTGATCGTGTTCTTCGCCGTGCTGGCGAAGTTCGGCCTCACGTTCAAGGTCCTATGGCAGAAGTTCCTGCACCTGCTGCGCGGTTCGCGCATCTACGCCCGTCCGTGGTGGTATCGCAACCGCTTCCAGGATCACGAGTGA